In Rhodothermus marinus DSM 4252, a single genomic region encodes these proteins:
- the rplJ gene encoding 50S ribosomal protein L10: protein MPLTRAQKAAILEEISAKLESAPVVYVTDYMGLNVAQITDLRRRFREAGVEFKVVKNTLLRIAMEQRGGYDELLPALNGPTAIAVGDEPAAPARVIKKFIEEQGVELPRLKAAYIDGAVYGADALDTLAALKSKDELIADIVGLLLAPARNVVGALQGPGQTLAACLQAIAEKEAA from the coding sequence ATGCCGTTGACCAGAGCCCAGAAAGCGGCCATCCTGGAAGAAATCAGCGCCAAGTTGGAGTCGGCGCCGGTCGTCTACGTGACGGACTACATGGGGCTGAACGTGGCCCAGATCACCGACCTGCGGCGTCGATTCCGGGAGGCCGGCGTGGAATTCAAAGTCGTCAAAAACACGCTGCTCCGAATCGCCATGGAGCAGCGGGGCGGCTACGATGAGCTGCTGCCGGCGCTGAACGGCCCTACGGCGATTGCCGTGGGCGACGAGCCGGCGGCACCGGCCCGCGTGATCAAGAAGTTTATCGAAGAACAGGGGGTCGAGTTGCCCCGGCTGAAGGCTGCCTACATCGATGGGGCTGTCTACGGGGCCGACGCGCTCGACACGCTGGCCGCGCTGAAGTCGAAGGACGAACTGATCGCCGATATCGTCGGCCTGCTGCTGGCACCCGCCCGCAACGTGGTGGGCGCGCTGCAGGGACCGGGCCAGACGCTGGCCGCCTGCCTGCAGGCCATCGCCGAAAAAGAAGCCGCATAA
- the rplL gene encoding 50S ribosomal protein L7/L12 — protein MADLKALAEQLVNLTIKEANELAKILEEEYGIKPAAAAVAVAAGPAGGDGAAAAEEKTEFDVILKAAGGNKIAVIKEVRAITGLGLKEAKELVDSAPKPIKEGVSKEEAEQIKAKLEEAGAEVEIK, from the coding sequence ATGGCAGACCTGAAAGCACTCGCCGAACAGCTGGTCAACCTGACGATCAAGGAGGCGAACGAGCTCGCCAAGATCCTGGAGGAAGAGTACGGCATCAAGCCGGCGGCTGCGGCCGTGGCCGTCGCGGCTGGTCCGGCCGGTGGCGACGGGGCCGCCGCGGCCGAGGAGAAGACCGAGTTCGACGTGATCCTCAAGGCGGCCGGCGGCAACAAGATCGCCGTCATCAAGGAAGTACGCGCCATCACGGGGCTCGGTCTCAAAGAGGCCAAGGAACTGGTCGACAGCGCCCCCAAGCCGATCAAGGAGGGCGTCAGCAAGGAAGAGGCCGAGCAGATCAAGGCCAAGCTGGAGGAGGCCGGCGCCGAGGTGGAAATCAAGTAA
- the rpoB gene encoding DNA-directed RNA polymerase subunit beta, translated as MSEFNGQPGTNGRISFARTKTVLDYPDLLEIQLQAFKEFVQDDVPPEEREDKGLQAVFKEHFPITDSRERYILEFLYYALDTPKHTIEECLAQGLTYSVPLKAKLRLSILEDEDEEEAGEAIEQEVYLGNLPYMTERGTFIINGAERVIVSQLHRSPGVFFSQSVHPNGTELYSARVIPLRGSWLEFSTDVAGILWAYIDRRKKIPVTTLLRALGYSSDEDIIQLFELAEEADISTKKAFKNYIGRKLASSITLERIIEIVDEDTGEVLEEKREREVLLPAEHELQEGDYDRLKEAGITKLYLLKEDEDEEEALDKSLLLNTLRKDPTHSEAEALEYIYFQLRGTETPDLETARALLDRLFFNEKRYDLGAVGRYRLNKRLRQNTPMDVLTLTKEDIVAIVRELVLLQNGRSTVDDIDHLGNRRVRTVAEQLAAQFSVGLARMARTIKERMNLRDAESFTPQDLVNARTIASVINTFFGTNQLSQFMDQTNPLAELTHKRRVSALGPGGLTRERAGFEVRDVHYTHYGRLCPIETPEGPNIGLICSLTVHARINEFGFIETPYRVVRNGKVTNEIVYLTAEEEDNAVIAQANAPIDEEGNFLNEFVKCRYRGDFPLMRPEQIQYMDVAPNQIVSPSASLIPFLEHDDANRALMGSNMQRQAVPLLRPEAPIVGTGMEARVARDSRALLVAEGPGVVEYVDAERIVIRYDQDPEDAEVSFEEPVKEYRLIKFRRTNQDTCINMRPIVKVGQRVEKGTVLCDGFATEKGELALGKNVLVAFMPWRGYNFEDAIVISERLVAEDVFTSVHIEEFECQVRDTKRGQEELTREIPNVSEEATKDLDERGIIRVGAEVKAGDILVGKVTPKGETEPTPEEKLLRAIFGDKAGDVKDASLKAPPGMKGVVIDTKLFSRRKLDPASKKREQQRLAEIDEQLQRDLAELDRRFWEKFFNLVEGQVSAGVETREGDIVLPEGMPFTREAFEKISPLRLNPMFPFTQDETVNRKVQKLLRNYEQVHRRITGEAKRLKHQIQMGDELPPGIVQLAKVYIARKRKIQVGDKMAGRHGNKGVVAKIVPVEDMPFLEDGTPVDIVLNPLGVPSRMNLGQIYETLLGWAGKVLGRKFASPVFDGATLDDIKALLREAGLPEDGRVQLYDGRTGEPLDEKTTVGYIYMMKLNHLVEDKIHARSIGPYSLITQQPLGGKAQFGGQRLGEMEVWALYAYGAAHTLQEMLTYKSDDVQGRSKAYEAIVKGENLPEPGIPESFNVLVRELQGLGLEVRLD; from the coding sequence ATGTCTGAGTTCAACGGCCAGCCGGGCACGAACGGACGGATTTCGTTTGCCCGCACCAAGACGGTCCTGGACTACCCCGACCTCCTGGAGATCCAACTGCAGGCCTTCAAGGAATTTGTGCAGGACGACGTGCCGCCGGAGGAGCGTGAGGACAAAGGTCTTCAGGCGGTCTTCAAAGAGCACTTTCCGATTACCGACAGTCGGGAGCGCTACATCCTGGAATTCCTCTACTACGCGCTGGACACCCCCAAGCACACGATCGAGGAGTGCCTGGCGCAGGGACTGACCTATTCGGTCCCGCTCAAGGCCAAGCTCCGACTGTCGATCCTGGAAGACGAGGACGAAGAGGAGGCCGGGGAGGCAATCGAACAGGAAGTGTACCTGGGCAACCTGCCCTACATGACCGAGCGCGGCACCTTCATCATCAACGGTGCCGAGCGCGTGATCGTCTCGCAGCTCCACCGGAGTCCGGGCGTCTTCTTCAGCCAGAGCGTCCACCCCAACGGGACGGAACTCTACTCGGCACGCGTCATCCCGCTGCGCGGCTCGTGGCTGGAGTTCTCCACGGACGTGGCCGGCATCCTGTGGGCTTATATCGACCGGCGCAAGAAGATTCCGGTCACGACGCTGCTGCGCGCGCTGGGCTACTCCTCGGACGAGGACATCATCCAGCTCTTCGAGCTGGCCGAAGAGGCCGATATTTCGACGAAGAAGGCTTTCAAAAACTATATCGGCCGTAAGCTGGCCTCGTCGATTACGCTGGAACGCATCATCGAGATCGTCGACGAGGACACCGGCGAGGTCCTGGAGGAAAAGCGTGAGCGCGAGGTGCTTCTGCCGGCCGAACATGAGCTGCAGGAAGGGGACTATGATCGGCTCAAAGAGGCCGGCATCACGAAACTCTACCTTCTGAAGGAGGACGAAGACGAAGAGGAGGCGCTCGACAAAAGCCTGCTGCTGAACACGCTTCGGAAAGACCCCACGCACTCGGAAGCCGAAGCGCTGGAATACATTTACTTCCAGCTACGCGGGACGGAGACGCCCGATCTCGAGACGGCGCGCGCGCTGCTGGACCGGCTGTTCTTCAATGAGAAGCGCTACGACCTGGGGGCCGTCGGACGCTACCGCCTCAACAAGCGGCTGCGTCAGAATACCCCCATGGATGTCCTCACGCTCACGAAGGAGGACATCGTCGCCATCGTGCGCGAGCTGGTGCTGCTGCAGAACGGCCGCAGCACGGTGGACGACATCGACCACCTGGGCAACCGCCGCGTGCGCACGGTGGCCGAGCAGCTGGCGGCGCAGTTCTCGGTGGGGCTGGCCCGCATGGCCCGTACCATCAAAGAGCGCATGAACCTGCGCGACGCCGAGAGCTTCACGCCGCAGGACCTGGTCAACGCCCGCACGATCGCCAGCGTCATCAACACGTTCTTTGGAACGAACCAGCTCAGCCAGTTCATGGATCAGACCAACCCGCTGGCCGAGCTGACGCACAAGCGGCGTGTGTCGGCGCTGGGGCCGGGTGGTCTGACGCGCGAGCGGGCCGGCTTTGAGGTGCGTGACGTGCACTACACGCACTACGGCCGTCTCTGCCCCATTGAGACGCCGGAAGGCCCCAACATCGGACTGATCTGCTCGCTGACGGTGCACGCCCGGATTAACGAGTTCGGCTTTATCGAGACGCCCTACCGGGTGGTGCGCAACGGCAAGGTGACGAACGAGATCGTCTACCTGACGGCCGAGGAAGAGGACAACGCGGTCATCGCGCAGGCGAACGCGCCCATCGACGAGGAAGGCAACTTCCTCAACGAGTTCGTCAAGTGCCGCTATCGCGGTGACTTCCCGTTGATGCGGCCCGAGCAGATCCAGTACATGGACGTGGCGCCCAACCAGATCGTCTCGCCCTCGGCCAGCCTGATTCCGTTCCTGGAACACGACGACGCCAACCGCGCACTCATGGGTTCGAACATGCAGCGCCAGGCCGTGCCGCTACTGCGGCCCGAGGCGCCCATCGTGGGTACGGGCATGGAAGCCCGCGTCGCCCGCGACTCGCGCGCGCTGTTGGTGGCCGAAGGCCCGGGCGTCGTCGAGTACGTCGATGCCGAGCGCATCGTCATCCGTTACGATCAGGACCCCGAGGACGCCGAGGTCAGCTTCGAGGAACCCGTCAAGGAGTACCGGCTGATCAAATTCCGTCGCACGAATCAGGACACGTGCATCAACATGCGGCCGATCGTCAAAGTCGGCCAGCGCGTCGAGAAGGGCACGGTGCTCTGCGACGGCTTTGCCACCGAAAAGGGTGAGCTGGCCCTCGGCAAGAACGTTCTGGTCGCCTTCATGCCCTGGCGCGGCTACAACTTCGAGGACGCCATTGTGATCTCGGAGCGTCTGGTGGCCGAGGACGTCTTCACCTCGGTGCACATCGAGGAATTCGAATGCCAGGTGCGCGACACCAAGCGCGGCCAGGAAGAGCTTACGCGGGAAATCCCGAACGTCTCCGAGGAGGCCACGAAGGACCTCGACGAGCGGGGCATCATCCGCGTGGGGGCCGAGGTGAAGGCCGGCGACATCCTCGTGGGCAAGGTCACGCCCAAGGGCGAGACGGAGCCCACGCCCGAAGAGAAGCTGCTCCGGGCCATCTTCGGCGACAAGGCCGGCGATGTGAAGGATGCCTCGCTGAAGGCGCCGCCAGGCATGAAGGGCGTCGTGATCGACACGAAGCTCTTCAGCCGCCGCAAGCTCGATCCGGCCTCGAAGAAGCGGGAGCAGCAGCGGCTGGCCGAAATCGACGAACAGCTGCAGCGGGACCTGGCCGAGCTTGACCGTCGCTTCTGGGAGAAGTTCTTCAACCTGGTCGAAGGACAGGTCTCGGCCGGCGTCGAGACGCGTGAGGGCGACATCGTGCTGCCCGAAGGCATGCCCTTCACGCGGGAAGCCTTCGAGAAGATCTCGCCGCTGCGGCTGAATCCGATGTTCCCCTTCACGCAGGACGAGACCGTAAACCGCAAGGTACAGAAGCTGCTCCGCAACTACGAGCAGGTGCACCGGCGGATCACGGGCGAGGCCAAGCGCCTCAAGCACCAGATCCAGATGGGGGACGAGCTGCCGCCCGGGATCGTGCAACTGGCCAAAGTCTACATCGCCCGCAAGCGCAAAATCCAGGTGGGCGACAAGATGGCCGGCCGGCACGGCAACAAGGGCGTAGTGGCCAAGATCGTCCCGGTCGAGGACATGCCCTTCCTTGAGGACGGGACGCCCGTGGACATTGTGCTCAACCCGCTGGGCGTGCCCTCCCGTATGAACCTGGGGCAGATTTACGAGACACTCCTCGGCTGGGCCGGCAAGGTGCTGGGCCGGAAGTTCGCCTCGCCGGTCTTCGACGGCGCCACGCTCGACGACATCAAGGCGCTGCTGCGCGAGGCGGGGCTGCCCGAGGACGGCCGCGTCCAGCTCTACGACGGCCGTACGGGCGAGCCGCTCGACGAAAAGACCACGGTGGGTTACATCTACATGATGAAGCTCAACCACCTGGTCGAGGACAAGATTCACGCCCGGTCGATCGGCCCCTACAGCCTCATCACGCAGCAGCCGCTGGGCGGTAAGGCCCAGTTCGGCGGGCAGCGTCTGGGTGAGATGGAGGTGTGGGCGCTTTACGCCTACGGTGCCGCGCACACGCTCCAGGAAATGCTCACCTACAAGTCGGACGACGTGCAGGGCCGCTCGAAGGCCTATGAGGCCATCGTCAAAGGTGAGAACCTGCCCGAGCCCGGCATCCCCGAAAGCTTCAACGTGCTGGTGCGTGAGCTGCAGGGCCTCGGCCTGGAAGTGCGGCTCGACTGA
- the rpoC gene encoding DNA-directed RNA polymerase subunit beta', with protein MPQGKTLKIKRDFTSITLSLASPESILERSYGEVLKPETINYRSFKPEKDGLFCEKIFGPVKDYECHCGKYKRIRYRGIVCDRCGVEVTEKKVRRERMGHITLAVPVVHIWYFKTVPNKIGNLLGLKSKDLEKVIYYENYIVIQPGCAEKLGVEKNQLLTEEEYYDILYQIREDNNRLDDDDPEKFIAKIGGEAIEMMLKRLDLDALSKELRFQVKTETSQQRKEEALKRLQVVEAFREANRKLENRPEWMVMRVIPVIPPELRPLVPLEGGRFATSDLNDLYRRVIIRNNRLKRLIDIRAPEVILRNEKRMLQEAVDSLFDNSRKANAVRSDSNRALKSLSDMLKGKQGRFRQNLLGKRVDYSGRSVIVVGPELELHQCGLPKEMAVELFKPFIIRKLIERGVVRTVKSAKRVVDRRTDEVWDILEKVIQGRPVLLNRAPTLHRLGIQAFQPVLTEAKAIQLHPLVCTAYNADFDGDQMAVHVPLSHEACLESMILMLSSHNILSPANGEPIAVPTQDMVLGLYYMTKAKNGVKGEGMRFASTEEVRQAYDQGVVDLHARIKVRLKDGQMIDTTVGRVLFNEVVPDEVGFINEVLTKKNLKTIIGRVLKATGYPRTARFLDDIKALGFEQATRAGLTFSLEDIIIPKEKEQLIEEANQEVARARQNYEMGVITDNERYNQVIDIWTRTNNRLSEILFETLKNDKDGFNPIFMMADSGARGSKEQIRQLGGMRGLMAKPQKSMVGSAGEIIENPIISNFKEGLSVLEYFISTHGARKGLADTALKTADAGYLTRRLVDVSQDVTVTMHDCGTLRGIKIGALKDNEEIVEPLADRILGRVSLHDVYDPLTGELIVAANELIDEEKAQRIAETSIEEVEIRSVLTCEAPRGVCALCYGRNLATGRLVEVGEAVGVVAAQSIGEPGTQLTLRTFHVGGTAARIEAESTLNAKFAGRVAFENLRTVTFESDEGPKEVVLSRQGMIRIMDPQEEGRELWRANVPYGAELLVQEGDLVEKGQVLVTWDPYNSVILTEVSGTVRYQDIIEGVTYREEADEQTGYREKVVIESRDRSLTPAILIELPDGSVREYALPVRARIQVDEGDAVQAGQVLAKLPRQTVKTRDITGGLPRVIELFEARTPSDPAIVSEIEGYVEYGARKRGAQEVIVTSPDGSESRTYLIPLSKYILVHPGDYVQAGQQLSDGQVSPQDILRILGPRKVQEYLVNEIQEVYRLQGVSINDKHIEVIVRQMMQKVRVTDPGDTNLLEGDLIDRYTLDKINDKLYDCFVVVDSGDSDLKVGDIIDRRRLREVNSEMKRRDLRPVEVREAQPAVAEPVLLGITQAALSTDSFISAASFQETTKVLSEAAIAAKTDHLYGLKENVIVGHLIPAGTGQRRFQHLVVGSRKELEALQAAVSESAAAGNGAGDGATESVEAS; from the coding sequence ATGCCGCAAGGGAAGACGCTCAAGATCAAGCGCGACTTCACCAGCATCACGCTGAGTCTGGCTTCGCCGGAAAGCATCCTCGAACGCTCCTACGGCGAAGTCCTCAAGCCCGAAACGATCAACTACCGGTCGTTCAAGCCGGAGAAGGACGGCCTGTTCTGCGAAAAGATCTTCGGGCCGGTCAAGGACTACGAGTGCCACTGCGGGAAGTACAAGCGCATCCGCTACCGGGGCATCGTCTGCGACCGCTGTGGCGTCGAGGTGACCGAAAAGAAGGTGCGCCGTGAGCGGATGGGCCACATCACGCTGGCCGTCCCGGTCGTCCATATCTGGTACTTCAAGACCGTCCCGAACAAGATCGGCAACCTGCTCGGGCTGAAGTCGAAGGACCTGGAAAAGGTCATCTACTACGAGAACTACATCGTCATTCAGCCCGGCTGCGCCGAGAAGCTCGGGGTGGAGAAGAACCAGCTCCTCACTGAGGAAGAGTATTACGACATCCTCTACCAGATCCGGGAGGACAACAACCGCCTCGACGACGACGATCCGGAGAAGTTCATCGCCAAGATCGGCGGTGAGGCCATCGAGATGATGCTCAAGCGGCTGGACCTGGACGCGCTTTCCAAGGAGCTGCGTTTCCAGGTCAAGACCGAGACGAGCCAGCAACGCAAGGAAGAGGCGCTCAAGCGGCTGCAGGTCGTCGAGGCTTTCCGTGAGGCGAACCGGAAGCTGGAGAACCGGCCCGAGTGGATGGTCATGCGGGTCATTCCGGTGATTCCGCCGGAGCTGCGCCCGCTGGTTCCGCTCGAAGGCGGCCGGTTCGCCACGAGCGACCTGAACGACCTCTACCGGCGCGTGATCATCCGCAACAACCGCCTTAAGCGGCTGATCGACATCCGGGCGCCCGAGGTCATCCTGCGCAACGAAAAGCGCATGCTGCAGGAGGCCGTCGACTCGCTCTTCGACAACTCGCGCAAGGCGAACGCCGTGCGCAGCGACTCGAACCGGGCCCTGAAGTCGCTCTCCGACATGCTCAAGGGTAAGCAGGGCCGGTTCCGTCAGAACCTGCTCGGTAAGCGCGTCGACTACTCCGGGCGCTCGGTGATCGTGGTCGGGCCGGAGCTCGAACTGCATCAGTGCGGCCTGCCCAAAGAGATGGCCGTCGAGCTCTTCAAGCCCTTCATCATCCGCAAGCTCATCGAGCGGGGCGTGGTGCGGACGGTCAAGAGCGCCAAGCGTGTGGTGGACCGGCGCACCGACGAGGTGTGGGACATCCTGGAGAAGGTCATCCAGGGGCGGCCCGTTCTGCTCAACCGCGCGCCGACGCTGCACCGGCTGGGTATTCAGGCCTTCCAGCCCGTGCTGACCGAGGCCAAGGCGATTCAGCTGCACCCGCTGGTCTGTACGGCCTACAACGCCGACTTCGACGGCGACCAGATGGCCGTGCACGTGCCGCTCTCACACGAGGCCTGCCTGGAGAGCATGATCCTGATGCTCTCCAGCCACAACATCCTCAGCCCGGCCAACGGCGAGCCCATCGCCGTGCCCACGCAGGACATGGTGCTGGGCCTCTACTACATGACCAAGGCCAAAAATGGCGTCAAGGGCGAGGGGATGCGCTTTGCCAGCACCGAGGAGGTACGCCAGGCCTACGACCAGGGGGTGGTCGATCTGCACGCGCGGATCAAGGTCCGCCTCAAGGATGGCCAGATGATCGACACGACCGTCGGCCGCGTCCTCTTCAACGAGGTCGTGCCCGACGAAGTGGGCTTCATCAACGAAGTGCTCACCAAGAAGAACCTCAAGACGATCATCGGCCGCGTGCTCAAGGCCACGGGCTATCCGCGAACGGCCCGCTTCCTGGACGACATCAAGGCGCTGGGCTTCGAGCAGGCGACCAGAGCCGGCCTGACCTTTTCGCTCGAAGACATCATCATTCCGAAGGAAAAAGAACAGCTCATCGAAGAGGCCAACCAGGAGGTGGCCCGGGCGCGTCAGAACTACGAGATGGGTGTCATCACCGACAACGAACGCTACAACCAGGTGATCGACATCTGGACGCGCACGAACAACCGCCTCTCGGAAATCCTCTTCGAGACGCTCAAGAACGACAAAGACGGCTTCAACCCCATCTTCATGATGGCCGACTCGGGCGCGCGTGGCTCGAAAGAGCAGATCCGCCAGCTCGGCGGTATGCGCGGCCTGATGGCCAAGCCGCAGAAGAGCATGGTCGGGTCGGCCGGCGAGATCATCGAAAACCCGATCATCTCGAACTTCAAGGAAGGGCTCTCCGTGCTCGAGTACTTCATCTCGACGCACGGCGCCCGTAAGGGTCTGGCCGACACGGCGCTCAAGACGGCCGACGCCGGTTACCTGACGCGCCGTCTGGTCGATGTGTCGCAGGACGTGACCGTCACGATGCACGACTGCGGCACGCTGCGTGGCATCAAGATTGGCGCGCTCAAGGACAACGAGGAGATCGTCGAGCCGCTGGCCGACCGCATTCTCGGGCGCGTGTCGCTGCACGACGTGTACGATCCGCTCACGGGCGAGCTGATCGTGGCCGCCAACGAGCTGATCGACGAAGAAAAGGCGCAGCGCATCGCCGAGACCTCCATCGAAGAGGTGGAGATCCGTTCGGTGCTCACCTGCGAGGCGCCGCGTGGCGTATGCGCGCTCTGCTACGGGCGTAACCTGGCCACCGGCCGCCTGGTGGAGGTCGGCGAGGCGGTCGGCGTGGTGGCGGCCCAGTCGATCGGCGAGCCGGGTACGCAGCTGACGCTGCGGACCTTCCACGTCGGTGGTACAGCCGCCCGTATCGAGGCCGAAAGCACGCTCAACGCGAAGTTTGCCGGTCGCGTGGCCTTCGAAAACCTGCGGACCGTCACCTTCGAATCGGACGAAGGACCCAAGGAGGTCGTGCTCTCCCGTCAGGGCATGATCCGCATTATGGATCCGCAGGAGGAAGGTCGCGAACTCTGGCGGGCGAACGTGCCCTACGGCGCCGAACTGCTCGTGCAGGAAGGCGACCTGGTCGAAAAAGGTCAGGTGCTGGTCACCTGGGACCCCTACAACAGCGTGATCCTGACCGAGGTCAGCGGTACGGTCCGCTACCAGGACATCATCGAAGGAGTCACCTACCGCGAAGAGGCCGACGAGCAGACCGGCTATCGCGAAAAGGTCGTCATCGAAAGCCGCGACCGCTCGCTCACGCCGGCCATCCTGATCGAACTGCCCGACGGCTCGGTGCGCGAGTATGCGCTGCCCGTGCGCGCGCGCATTCAGGTGGACGAGGGCGATGCGGTCCAGGCCGGTCAGGTGCTGGCCAAGCTGCCGCGCCAGACGGTCAAGACGCGCGACATCACGGGCGGTCTGCCACGCGTGATCGAGCTGTTCGAGGCACGTACGCCCTCCGATCCGGCCATTGTCTCGGAGATCGAGGGCTACGTGGAGTACGGTGCCCGTAAGCGTGGGGCTCAGGAGGTGATCGTCACCAGCCCCGACGGCTCCGAGTCGCGCACCTACCTGATCCCGCTCAGCAAGTACATCCTGGTGCATCCGGGCGACTACGTGCAGGCGGGGCAGCAGCTTTCGGACGGTCAGGTCTCGCCGCAGGACATCCTGCGTATCCTGGGTCCGCGTAAAGTCCAGGAGTACCTGGTGAACGAGATCCAGGAGGTCTACCGCCTGCAGGGCGTGTCGATCAACGACAAGCACATCGAGGTGATCGTGCGCCAGATGATGCAGAAGGTGCGCGTCACCGATCCGGGCGACACGAACCTGCTCGAAGGCGACCTGATCGACCGCTACACGCTGGACAAGATCAACGACAAGCTTTACGACTGCTTCGTCGTGGTCGATTCGGGCGACTCGGATCTGAAGGTGGGCGACATCATCGACCGTCGGCGCCTGCGCGAGGTGAACTCCGAGATGAAGCGGCGCGACCTGCGCCCGGTGGAGGTGCGCGAGGCGCAGCCCGCCGTGGCCGAGCCGGTGCTGCTGGGCATCACGCAGGCGGCGCTCTCGACCGACTCGTTCATCTCGGCCGCTTCGTTCCAGGAGACCACCAAGGTGCTCTCCGAGGCGGCCATCGCGGCAAAGACCGACCACCTCTACGGTCTGAAGGAGAACGTGATCGTCGGTCACCTGATTCCGGCCGGTACCGGTCAGCGCCGCTTCCAGCACCTGGTCGTCGGCTCGCGCAAGGAGCTGGAGGCGCTGCAGGCGGCCGTCAGCGAAAGCGCCGCGGCCGGCAACGGCGCCGGCGACGGGGCGACCGAATCGGTCGAAGCCTCCTGA